A part of Oncorhynchus clarkii lewisi isolate Uvic-CL-2024 chromosome 17, UVic_Ocla_1.0, whole genome shotgun sequence genomic DNA contains:
- the LOC139369755 gene encoding fibromodulin-like → MSGLCVFLLACVLPLSLASPGRQDPFLWLSALRGRGYVEGSLLADTTGGECPAECDCPPSFPIAMYCDGRGLTAMPNVPSRMKYLYLQHNEISAMPDSALANATNLVWVMMHHNALSTDKIGKRVFAKLQVLERLYLQHNNLTRVPPNLPSSLRDLRLNNNNINKITPAALDGMENLTILYLHDNALTEMGTSLRSLNSLTLLDVSGNKLKKVPDSLPERLHQLYLESNAISAVPEGFLSKFSQLQYVRMAHNQLTDNGIPPNTFNVSGLVELDLSFNQLERIPPVSQTLEHLYLQANHIKEFTLGSFCDVVDVMNFSKLRTLRLEGNEISIGDVPSESALCLRLANTIDV, encoded by the exons ATGAGTGGATTGTGTGTGTTCCTCTTGGCGTGCGTCCTGCCGCTATCCCTCGCCTCGCCAGGCAGGCAGGACCCGTTCCTTTGGCTGTCCGCCCTGCGAGGTCGTGGTTATGTCGAGGGCTCTCTATTGGCTGACACCACCGGAGGGGAGTGTCCTGCAGAGTGTGACTGCCCGCCCTCCTTCCCCATCGCTATGTACTGTGACGGGCGTGGCTTGACAGCCATGCCCAATGTGCCTTCCAGGATGAAGTATCTGTACCTGCAGCACAATGAGATCTCCGCCATGCCAGACTCTGCCCTGGCCAACGCCACCAACCTTGTCTGGGTCATGATGCATCACAACGCTCTGTCTACGGACAAAATCGGCAAGAGG GTGTTTGCCAAGCTGCAGGTGTTGGAGCGTCTGTACCTTCAACATAATAACCTGACTCGTGTTCCCCCCAACCTGCCAAGCTCACTACGGGACCTCagactcaacaacaacaacatcaacaag ATAACACCAGCGGCCCTTGATGGCATGGAAAACCTGACCATCCTGTATCTCCACGATAACGCTCTGACAGAGATGGGCACATCTCTGAGGAGTTTGAACTCACTCACTCTGCTTGATGTCAGCGGCAACAAGCTGAAGAAG GTACCAGATAGTCTTCCAGAGCGCCTCCACCAGCTGTACCTGGAGTCCAACGCCATCAGTGCTGTCCCAGAGGGTTTCCTCAGTAAGTTCTCCCAGCTGCAGTACGTCCGCATGGCCCACAACCAGCTGACCGACAATGGCATCCCCCCCAACACCTTCAACGTGTCTGGCCTGGTGGAGCTGGACCTCAGCTTCAACCAGCTGGAGAGGATCCCCCCCGTCAGCCAGACGCTTGAGCACCTCTACCTGCAGGCCAACCACATCAAAG agttTACCCTGGGGAGTTTCTGTGATGTCGTGGACGTAATGAACTTCTCCAAGCTAAGGACACTGCGTCTGGAGGGGAATGAGATCAGCATCGGGGATGTCCCCTCGGAGTCGGCCCTCTGTCTGCGTCTGGCTAACACCATTGATGTGTAA